The DNA region TTTGCTGGCTCTCGATAGGGCCGCAGCCGGAGGGCGATCGAGAAGGCAGAGTTCGTCGGGCGATGCGCCGCGTTCGCGCAGTTCAAGAAGAAAGCCGGCCAGATCGGCCTCGGCGATCTCTGGCGGCGTTCGCTCTGTGAGTGCATCAAACTCAGAGCGACTGCACATGCGCAGGCAATACCCGTCGGCAAGTCGGCCGGCGCGACCGGCGCGCTGTTCCGCTGCATCTTTTGCAATACGCATCAACTCAAGACGACTCATGCCGCTGCCGGCATCATAACGCTGTCGCCGTTCGAAGCCTGAATCGATGACGGCGTCCACGCCTTCGATCGTAAGACTGGTCTGAGCGACGTTTGTGGCCAGAATCAGGCGTCGGCGACCCGGATCATAACGCAGCGCCTCATCCTGCTCTTTGCGCGATAGCTCTCCGTAAAGCGGCACGACGGGCAGATCGGTCAGAGATTCGCCGAGTATCGTGGCGGCGCGGCGAATCTCTCCCTGACCCGGTAAAAAGACGAGAATGTCTTTCGTCGTTCTCTGGAGCGTATGACGCACGGCCGAAAGAAGCGCCTTATAAAAGGCCTGTGACAGATACTGGCCTCGCTCGATAAAGTCCGCCGCACCGCGAAGGCCCTGGCTGCGATACAGACGGCAGGCGTCCTCGTATTCGATCTGCACCTCGAAGCGCCGCACATCGACTTTGAGAACAGGGGCGTTATCCAGAAGTCTGGAAACGGCCGTTCCGTCCAGCGTCGCCGACATGACAAGGATACGCAGATCGTCGCGCAACGTCGCCGCCTCAAGCACAAAGGCCAGGCCCAGGTCTGATTGCAGCGATCGTTCATGGAACTCGTCGAAGATGACGAGGCCGACTCCCGTTAACTCGGGATCACGCTGCAGTCGCGCCGTGAGCATTCCCTCGGTAACGATCTCAATGCGCGTTTTTGCGCTGACGCGACGCTCAAAGCGGATGCTGTAGCCGACGGTCTGCCCCACCTGCTCCCCGAGAAGCGAGGCGATGCGCGAGGCGGCCTGGACGGCGGCGATGCGCCGTGGTTGCAGCATAACGATGGACTGACCGGCCGATAAAAGAGGCAGAAGCGATTGCGGTAGCACCGTCGTCTTACCCGCTCCGGGCGGAGCCTGCAAGACGGCGAAGCGGCGCTCGGTTAACTGGCGCCGCAACGGTTCGATCAGGGATTGGACGGGAAAGTCACTCTGCATGCGAACGGATGGCCTGGATCATACCGGCGCCGTCTCTGTAGTTCGTCGTCTTGAAGATCAGCGTCTGGTCGGCACGCAGAACGAGAAAGAAGGGCAGTCCGACGTTCAGCTCCGGATAACTTTCTGCGAAGCGCTCAAAGGCCGCATCGGTATCGTAGATCTTGAGCGGCACCGCCTCGTTTATGCCCGAGGCAAGCGTCTCATCGGTTTCGATCAGGCGACTGAAGTCCTTGCAGTTCGTACACCAGTCGGCATAGAAGTCGATGAAAACCGGCCGGCCTTCTTGCGCCGCGCGGGCAAAGGCCTCGTTAGGATGTCGGTGAAAGACGACCGAGCCGACCTGCTCGGTTACGCCGGCAAGCGCCGCATCGTCGAGATTGCGCTCCTCTCTAACAAGAAGAAAGGGCAGCGAGAATACAAGGAGCAATACGAAGATAGCGCCTGCCTGTAGCGTTCGAAAGCGCATGGGATCGACCTGTCCGGCCTGCATCTTCTTTCGAAAGATGCGCGGCAATGCGAACAGAAAAAGCAACGAGAAGCCCGTAAAATACGAGAGAAGCAAAAGGGCATGTGCGGGAGGAACGCCAAGCACGACAAAGCCCTTCTCAAGCTGTAAAAAGGCGGCAAGATAGATGACGGCGGCGAAGGCGTACTTCACCGGATTCATCCATCGGCCCGACTGCGGTAGTTTTGCTCCAAGCACGCCCGAGAGAAAAAGCGGAATACCGAGACCGGCGCCATAAGCGACTGCCAGGGCCATGCCGAAGCCCACCGAGCCGCCCGACGAGCTCTGCTTCGCGATAAAAAGCAGGATCGTAACGAGCGCCGGCGAGACGCAGGCCGAGGCGGCTAACCCCGCCGCCATGCCCATCAGAAGCGTGAAGAAAAGCCCCCGCCGGGACGCCGCCTTATCAACGAGCGTGCGGGCGCGATCGAGGCCGAGCGGCACAAGATCAAGCATGGCCAGCGTCAGATAC from Leptonema illini DSM 21528 includes:
- a CDS encoding cytochrome c biogenesis protein CcdA, with the protein product MLETITASLDGLLSSLMDQPSASPITSLAIYVAAGLASSLFPCYYPLIPITAGFLRRRAQPATGQGSTAFATAQKNDPLWLHPLLYWLGTVLLYLLFGLVAASGGQALSRIMQSGWVILAFGVVFLYLTLAMLDLVPLGLDRARTLVDKAASRRGLFFTLLMGMAAGLAASACVSPALVTILLFIAKQSSSGGSVGFGMALAVAYGAGLGIPLFLSGVLGAKLPQSGRWMNPVKYAFAAVIYLAAFLQLEKGFVVLGVPPAHALLLLSYFTGFSLLFLFALPRIFRKKMQAGQVDPMRFRTLQAGAIFVLLLVFSLPFLLVREERNLDDAALAGVTEQVGSVVFHRHPNEAFARAAQEGRPVFIDFYADWCTNCKDFSRLIETDETLASGINEAVPLKIYDTDAAFERFAESYPELNVGLPFFLVLRADQTLIFKTTNYRDGAGMIQAIRSHAE